In the Nocardioides panaciterrulae genome, CTCGAGGGAGAGGTACATCGCCCCGAGCAGGGTCTTGACCTTGATCGCGGCCCGGGTCTGGTCGCCGAACCCGCTGCTGCTGTCGATCTTGAAGGCGACCCGGACGTGGTCCCCGTCGAGAGTGACGCTGTCGACCTTGCCGACCCGGACGCCGGCGATCCGCACCTCGTCGTCGATCTTGAGGCCGCCGGACTCGGAGAAGTCCGCGTAGTAGGTGTCGCCGCCGCCGATGAGCGGCAGGTCCTGGGCGCGGAAGGCGGCGAGCATCAGCAGCGCGATCATGGCCAGGCTCACGGCCCCGATCACCACCGGATTGCGCTCGCGGAAGGGCACGGACATCAGTTGTTCCCTCCGAGGTCGCAGCGGTCGGACCCGGTGTTGTAGTCGAGCGGCAGCGACTTGCCGCCGGGCAGCCGCACCCGGCCCTGGAAGTGGCACAGGTAGAAGTTGAACCACGAGCCGTAGATCGCGGTCCGCCCGACCTTCTGCAGCTTGATCGGCAGCACCTGCAGCGTCCGGTCCAGTTCGCTCTTGCCGCGGTCGAGGCTGCCGGCCACCGCCCGCAGCTGCTTGACGTCGTCGACGAAGGGCCGCCGGATCCCCGAGACCAGGTCGGCGGTCTGCACCGACAGCTCCGAGATCTGGTCCAGCGAGCCCAGGATCGCCTGGCGGTCGTCCTTCAGCCCGCCGACGAAGGTGCGGAAGGTCTTGATCAGCTGGCTGAGCTGGTCGTCGCGGTCCCCGATGTGGTCGAGCACCTCGTTGAGGTTGTCGATCAGGCTTCCGATCACCTTGTCCCGGTCGGCCAGCGTGGAGGTGACCGAGGCGGTGTGGGACAGCAGGTCCTCGAGCGTGCCGCCCTCGCCCTGGAAGACCTGGATGATCTCGTAGGAGAGCTTGTTGACGTCGGCGGGCGACAGGGCCTGGAACAGCGGCTTGAACCCGTTGAACAGCACCGTCAGGTCCAGCGCCGGTGAGGTCTGGGCGACGGGGATCGTGTCGCCCTCCTGGAGCTGCGCCCCGTCGCCGATCTCCTGGGTCAGCGAGATGTAGCGCTGGCCGACCAGGTTGCGGTAGCGGATCGCCGCGTGGGTCGCCCGGCTCAGCGCGGTGTCGGACCGGACGCTGAAGGTCACCATCGCCCGGTCGCGGTCGACGATCGAGATGTCCTGGACCGTGCCGACCTTCACCCCCGCGATCCGCACGTCGTCGCCCTTGACCACCCCGGTGGCGTCGACGAACTCGGCCCGGTAGTCCTTGCTCGGGGCGAAGGACAGGTTGCCGATGGTGATCACGAGGACGCCGGTGGCCAGCGTGGTGACGACCACGAAGATCAGCAGCTTGGTGAGGTCGGAGGTGGTCCTCCGGTCGAGCAGCTTCATCGCAGCGACACCTCCGCTCCGCGCGCCATCGGGCCGAGCAGCAGCACGCCGAGGTCCGGCACGTCGTCGGCGGTGACGCCGAGCGTGGGCGCCAGCAGGGACTTGAGCAGGGCGGTCTCCTGAGGGCTCCCGGCGAGGTCGGCGCGGTAGTAGCCGGGCGCGACCCGGTCGGTGCCCTTGCCGGTGGGCTCGTCGACGCCGTCGTCGAAGTTCGGCTGGTGGCGCACCGGGTTGGCCTGGTTCCAGGGCGGGTCGGGCAGGTGCAGGCAGGAGGGCCCACGGTCCTCGCCGTACCTCGGCCGGTCCTGCGCGCCGTAGCCCCGCGGCTGGTTGGGCAGGGTCTCGAGCACGATGTGCAGCGTGAAGCCGCGGAAGGCCTCCGCCTGCAGCTTGCCGGCGTTCACGATGCCCTTGGTCAGGCACGGGAACTCCGGGGAGTACTTCGCCAGCACCCGGAGCTGGGCCTGGCCCACCTGGCCGAGCCGGATCAGGTTGTCGCCGTTCTGCTGCAGGAAGCTGGCGGCGGTGTCGGAGAAGGCCGAGACGTCGGTGAACAGCGCGTGCAGCTGGGCCTGCCGGTCCTCGAGGGTGCCCGTGGTCTTCACGGTGTTGCGCAGGATCTGCGCGACCTGCGGCATCACCTGGGCGTAGTTGTCGGAGACGTCCGCGGTCATCCGCAGGTCCTGGACCAGGGCCGGGATCTGCGGGTTGACCCGCTTGAGGTAGCTGTCGACGGTCTCGAGGTTCTGGCCGATCTCCTTGCCGCGGCCCTCGAGGGCGGTCGCCAGCGCGTTGAGCGTCTGGTTGATCGCGGCCGGCTGCACGGTGCGCAGGAGCGGGTAGAGGTCGGAGAGCACCTGCTCCACCTCGGTGGACACCCGGGTGTGGGTGATGGTGGCCCCGGCCTCGATGTGCTGGGGGGAGGCGTCGTCGGGGACCACCAGCGAGACGTACTTCTCGCCGAAGAGGGTCTTGGGCACGATCGAGCCGGAGACGTTCTTAGGGATGGTGTCGACCTGGTCGGGGTAGAGCCCGAGCGTGACGTCCGCACCGTTCGCGGTCGCGTCGAAGCCCAGGACCTCCCCGACGATGACGCCGCGGACCTTGACGTCGGCCCGCCTGGGCAGCTGGAGGCCGATCGCCGAGGTCTGCAGGGTGACCTTGTCGTAGTCCACGAACTTCTTGGTGAACACCGCGTAGGTCAGGTAGACGCCGGCCAGCAGCAGGCACAGGAACACGATGCCCAGCAGCTTGACGTGACCCAGGATCCTCATGCCCTCACCCCGCCAGCCGGACGGTGGTGCTCGCGCCCCAGATCGCCATCGACAGCAGCAGGTCCATGACGTTGATGGCGACGATGCTGGTGCGCACCGCCCTGCCGACGGCCACGCCGACGCCGGCCGGGCCGCCGGTGGCGTTGTAGCCGTGGTAGCAGTGGATGAGGATGACCAGCACCGCGAAGACCAGCACCTTGCCGAAGGACCACAGCACGTCGCCCGGCGGCAGGAACTCGTTGAAGTAGTGGTCGTAGGTGCCGGTGCTCTGGCCGAAGAACGCCGTCACCGTGAGCCGGGTGGCGAAGTACGACGAGAGCAGGCCCACGACGTAGAGCGGGATGATCGCGATCAGTCCGCCGATGATGCGGGTCGTCACCAGGAACGGCAGCGACGGGATCGCCATCACCTCGAGCGCGTCGACCTCCTCCGAGATCCGCATGGCGCCCAGCTGCGCGGTGAAGCCGCAGCCCACGGTCGCCGCCAGCGCGATCGCCGCGACCACGGGCGCGATCTCGCGGGTGTTGAAGTAGGCGGAGACGAAGCCGGCGAACGCGGCGGTGCCGATCTGGTTGAGCGCGGCGTACCCCTGCAGGCCGACCTCGGTGCCGGTGAAGAAGCACATCGCGGTGATCACGCCGACGGTGCCGCCGATGACCGCCAGCGCGCCGGACCCGAGGGTGACCTCGGCCAGGATGCGCAGGATCTCCTTCTTGTAGCGGCGCACGGTGCGCGGGGTCCACAGCAGCGCCCGGATGTAGAACGCGAGCTCTCCACCCAGACCGTCGAGGGTCTTGAGCGGTCTGGTGTAGACCGCCTTGATGCTGGCCATGGACCTCAACCCGTCTTCGGCGGGACGAGCTGGAAGTAGATCGCGCTCATCACGAAGTTGACGACGAACAACAACATGAAGGTGATGACCACGGACTCGTTGACCGCGTCACCCACCCCCTTCGGTCCGCCCGCGGCGTTCATGCCCTTGTAGGAGGCGACGATCGCCGCGATCAGGCCGAAGACCAGGGCCTTGATCAGGCCCTGCCACACGTCGGGCAGCTGCGCCAGCGCGGTGAAGCTTGCTAG is a window encoding:
- a CDS encoding MCE family protein; translation: MRILGHVKLLGIVFLCLLLAGVYLTYAVFTKKFVDYDKVTLQTSAIGLQLPRRADVKVRGVIVGEVLGFDATANGADVTLGLYPDQVDTIPKNVSGSIVPKTLFGEKYVSLVVPDDASPQHIEAGATITHTRVSTEVEQVLSDLYPLLRTVQPAAINQTLNALATALEGRGKEIGQNLETVDSYLKRVNPQIPALVQDLRMTADVSDNYAQVMPQVAQILRNTVKTTGTLEDRQAQLHALFTDVSAFSDTAASFLQQNGDNLIRLGQVGQAQLRVLAKYSPEFPCLTKGIVNAGKLQAEAFRGFTLHIVLETLPNQPRGYGAQDRPRYGEDRGPSCLHLPDPPWNQANPVRHQPNFDDGVDEPTGKGTDRVAPGYYRADLAGSPQETALLKSLLAPTLGVTADDVPDLGVLLLGPMARGAEVSLR
- a CDS encoding MCE family protein, which codes for MKLLDRRTTSDLTKLLIFVVVTTLATGVLVITIGNLSFAPSKDYRAEFVDATGVVKGDDVRIAGVKVGTVQDISIVDRDRAMVTFSVRSDTALSRATHAAIRYRNLVGQRYISLTQEIGDGAQLQEGDTIPVAQTSPALDLTVLFNGFKPLFQALSPADVNKLSYEIIQVFQGEGGTLEDLLSHTASVTSTLADRDKVIGSLIDNLNEVLDHIGDRDDQLSQLIKTFRTFVGGLKDDRQAILGSLDQISELSVQTADLVSGIRRPFVDDVKQLRAVAGSLDRGKSELDRTLQVLPIKLQKVGRTAIYGSWFNFYLCHFQGRVRLPGGKSLPLDYNTGSDRCDLGGNN
- a CDS encoding MlaE family ABC transporter permease, with translation MASIKAVYTRPLKTLDGLGGELAFYIRALLWTPRTVRRYKKEILRILAEVTLGSGALAVIGGTVGVITAMCFFTGTEVGLQGYAALNQIGTAAFAGFVSAYFNTREIAPVVAAIALAATVGCGFTAQLGAMRISEEVDALEVMAIPSLPFLVTTRIIGGLIAIIPLYVVGLLSSYFATRLTVTAFFGQSTGTYDHYFNEFLPPGDVLWSFGKVLVFAVLVILIHCYHGYNATGGPAGVGVAVGRAVRTSIVAINVMDLLLSMAIWGASTTVRLAG